AGACATGAACAAATTTTATTTCTTCAACTTATGTACAGATTAAACATAAACATGAAGCACTAATACTCAAAAAATTTAGCAGGAAAAGTAAAACAGTAAAAGATTATTCCAAACAATGCAATGTAAAAACGGTGTCAGTGTGGAGGCACAAAAAGGTATTCATAGATTTTCAGATTGCAGTATGAGTCTATTCTAGACAATATTACAGCTCATTGGAAAGAGACAAATATAACCATGTTCAGTTCTCTATAATATCAAGCTTAAAGTCTTCATAAGACTTATAACTACCAAGATGCAAAACTGATTCACAGAGAAAAATGAATTATGACAGAATATTTCATTGACTATGATGCAACCATTTAATATAACTACTAGTATTCCAAGCTCTTCTAAAATCagatgatgtttgcaagtcaataaGTGATatttttttgcctctgtttcatCGTCAGCTTCAACACAGGATAGAAACAGAAAATACCCTAAATGTTGACTATTAAGAAGACCACTAGGTGAAAAGGTAAAATCAATTCCTAAATTCAAGAAATAGTGAGCATGGGGGATATAGAAAGCTAACAATTGAGCACTAAGACCACTAGATAATTAACATAAAGCAAAGCCAAATCCGTCAGCTCAAAGGCAAATATTTCCAAAGCAGAGCAAAATGACATCTTTATTTTAGCATCAACGCACACAATAGTCACTTCAGCCCGAAAGGTTATGAAGACAAGCATAGATTCCATGCAACCACATTACAACCAGAGCCTTTGATAATAACTTATATACATCAATGCAAAGCAAAGCAAAGAGGAGGCCAGTAGGCTCATACTTGGTCCAATCCATAGATGGTGCAGCTCATGAGGATATGACAGCTAGGAAGAAAGAAGCACCATCTCACTCAACTGCCATTAGATCAAAAGTGAGGCACTATTAGCATAACTTTTTAGAGCCGGGAAGAAAGCATGCTGGACAAGACTTTGTTTGAGCCGATATTCATATATCCGCAGGTCTCTATGACCACAATTGGAACTTTCAATCAATTTGCCGTCACTGTCAATTTGAAGCAGCCACCCACGAAAATTGAGCAGCAAGAGCACGTCACCATCCCCCGAAACAACACCAACACCCAAACCCCAGCTTTCACCATAGTCTCCAAACTTCTTCCTGATTTCACCAACCGGCAATTTGATTCGGTACTTTATGTCCCATACCTCACTTTCATAATCCTGCAACACCCATATAGTGATGATTTCCATGGCATCATTATGGCAATCAATGCCGAGCGTGCCATCCATCGCAAACAGGCCAGGGTCACTGTCGCCAAGAACAAGTGGAGCACGCATGTGCCGGAATGACTCAGCGGTGGTGTCAAATACCAATACATGTTTTCTATGCTCAAGTAGGAACCAATGTAGGCTATCACGGATGAGGGCAGATATCTCTATGCACAGCACTTTTACCATCTCCAGCCACCCAATGTACCTCGGTGGCTGGTCGGAACCAAGCGGAAGGACATAGCATCCAGTTTGGCCTTCAGGAGCAGAGAAATTGGTCAGCAGCAGCCGGTACTCGCCGGTAGGTGGGTGTGGGTACATCCCCACGATGTTGAAGCCCCACGGTGGACACCTGAGGGAGGCATGCTCACGCGTGGCCGGGTTGTAGAGGGCGAGGCGGCAGCCAGAATAAGACCTGGAGAGGAGGAGGCCATCGCAGGAAGCCTCCAGGAAGAAGGGCTCGTCATGCCGAGCGACGGTGTGGAGCTGGGCAGCACGCTGGTCCAAGGCGAGAAAGTTATGACATCCGCCGCTGGAGAAAACGGGTAAGGCGGGTTGGCGGGCGTGGTGGGCGAGGAGGAAGCGGCGGGTGGAGGTGGCGCAGCGCCAGGCGCGGCGGAcggcgcggcagcggaggagggATTTGGGGTCGAGGCGGACCAGGATCTCCCACAGGACGATCTCGTCCAGGAGGCCCTCGAGAAGAGGCGTCGCTCCTTCGGCCGCGGCCTCCTCCGCCATGGTCGCCGGCTGCGGCTGGGAGttgtggtggtggcggcggagggTAGGTGGGGGTGGAGCGTAGGTCTTTGAGCTGGGCTGGGCTGGGCTCAGCCCAGGTTTTGTTTGCACGGCCACTCAGACTGAGTGCCCACAAATCTCAAAAGAAAAAAATTGAGAACTGAACCATACTTTGAATTATGCAAGACAAATATGAGTGTGCATGATTATCTTCTGAGAACTGAAACGTATTGTGAATTTTTACCCATTACACCGTATGTTTTTTTTTGCAGGATGTTCTTCGAGAAGACGCAAAAACATTAGTACGTATCAATGCAttcatatgagagagagagagggagggagagggagacagtgtgcgtgtgcgtGTTATCTGTATAATTGTATATGCGCACAAGAAGCAACAACCCCAGGAGCACAAATGGTACACTGTGCTAGGCACCAAAGCTGCCCCCGCTTCNNNNNNNNNNNNNNNNNNNNNNNNNNNNNNNNNNNNNNNNNNNNNNNNNNNNNNNNNNNNNNNNNNNNNNNNNNNNNNNNNNNNNNNNNNNNNNNNNNNNNNNNNNNNNNNNNNNNNNNNNNNNNNNNNNNNNNNNNNNNNNNNNNNNNNNNNNNNNNNNNNNNNNNNNNNNNNNNNNNNNNNNNNNNNNNNNNNNNNNNNNNNNNNNNNNNNNNNNNNNNNNNNNNNNNNNNNNNNNNNNNNNNNNNNNNNNNNNNNNNNNNNNNNNNNNNNNNNNNNNNNNNNNNNNNNNNNNNNNNNNNNNNNNNNNNNNNNNNNNNNNAGGGGTCACCGAAGAGAGCCGCGCGGCTGCCAAGGAAGGTGGCAGGAAGGCCTTGCTGCTTCGTCTACACGCGGAGGGTTCCGGATGCCGAGGCGGGGGCCTCGGGTGCTGCGGCGAGCGGCGTTCGCTAGTGttcctcctcccccttggccgtGGGGGTGGCGACTGGTGGACTCAAATACATAGGAGATTTGCCTACTGTGAAGCAGTGACTTTATTAAAAAAATAGTAAAGTGGTATGGGAAGCACCTTTTGCACTTTTAATATATaggggatctgctagagatgcacTAAGGGAAACTCTAAGAGGGATCACCAAACAGATGACACAAAATGTCCACCGACACGACTAGACGTGTCTGTATACAGCAGGCAGTGCGTTGACCATCCAGCCGTACTCATCAAATCCGGACAGTGGGTATGACTTACAGTGGATGGACCGAGAGGGGAAAAAAATGAGTGAGACACATGTGCTAGGAGGAGATGTGGTCCAACTAATAGTGGGTTAGGCAGACGTCTGGACTCTCTTATATCCCCTCCCCCATTTGGTACCAGTTTGGGGATTCTGAATATCCGAATTGGTCCGGACAAATTTCACGACTCGCATTGCATAGCTTAAAGTGTCCAAACTATCCAGTTCAGACATTTGTGGGCGATTTGACGAGCCACGTTGGGGTTGCCCTAATATAAGGTATGTATCTTGTGACCAAACGAACACCAAAATTTGAAACTGAAACTGACAAGCAGAAGCAACTGCTTCGTGTGACCATCGACAACGCTCCCATTCTATGGCTTGGAAACTCAAACATCCAATGCTTGAGAGTCGACCTAATACCTATATAATGCCATCTAAAAGATTGCTAGGTGATGGCAATAGAGGAAACCAGGTGAGCGTACTTTGGTGATGTGCTGGTTTGCAAATGGAAAGGTTTAACGCTACAAAGCACCAGTTTCAGTGTTCTTTTGTCAGATAACATTTGGTATTATGGACAGAAACATGCAAACTATCAGGCCTGCAATGAATAATAACATGAACGGTTAAAGCACGGACATCCAGCAATGTCCGGAAGTGGAAACGCTGGAACAGATGCAAACTATCATCACAAGTTAATGTTGCAAGACGCTGGAACAGACGCAGGTCTTTCTAACCTAGCCGCTAGCACACCAACCCTTTTCCTATTCGTGCTGCTTGCAACCCGAAATGTTCTAGTGAGTGGGTTATATTTTGTGAGACATTTACCAACTTAATAAAGAATGTGGGCGACTGAATAAAATCTGCAAGGGCTTTGTCTCGGCATTCACCGCATACATTGTTGGCCCAATAATTTAAAACAACTATGTTCTATATTTTCGGTGCCAAAACCTAAGATACTACGGTTGCACTGTCGAGTAGATATTAACTATGACTTCCACAAAATTCAGTGAAAGGAATGGGAAATGAGTCATAGTGAACAGAGGTTTGGTTGGTAGTTAGTCATAAATAAATGGTGTCAACTACTCTTATGCAACCATTTACTTTAATGTGTAGTGCTCAAGCTGCTCTAAAAATTAGATGCAACTTGCACATCAAGAAACAGAAAAATCTTTTCTCATTTCATCATGAGCGACAACAGAGGGTACAAACCGGAAACACACTCAATATAGACTATCAAGAAAACCACTAGATAAGAAGGTAAAGTCAACTCTTTGACTCAAGGAAGAGGGACATGAGCCATAAAAATTGCTAAcaattgaatactaagaaaatcaCAAGATAATTAAAATAAAGCAGAGTCAAACTATCAGCCCAAGAAAATAGACACATGAGGCGGATCAGTTGGCAATTATGTACAAAGCAGAGCAAAATTACTAAGAAATTATAGCATCAACATACAGAATAGTCATTTCAGCCCTCCAGGGtgccaagaaaagcatagataaacACACAAAAGATAGAGCTTCTAATCATAATTTATATACATCAATGCAAAATGAAGAAGATGCCAGCAGGCTCATACTTGATCCAATTCATAGATGTTGCAGCTCATAAGGATACAACAGTTAAGCTGCTAAGAAGCACCACCTCGCTCAGTAGACATCAGATGAATGGTGAAGTGTTCACAACAGAACTTTCTAATGCCTGAAAGAAGGTATGCTGGACAAGACTTTGCTTGAGCCGATATTTAGACAAAAAGAAGTATTTGCGACCATGATCAAAACTGTCAATCAGCTTACCATCATTGTCAACGTAAGACAGACACCGACCAGAACTGACTAGCAAGAGCACGTCATGGTCTGCTGAAACAACCTCCACATTCCAATGGTCATTAAAGGCCTCAAACTTCCCCCGTATTTCTGCAACTGACAATTTGATTCGATACTTGAAGTCCCAAACCTCGCTTTCGTAGTTCTGCAATACCCATATATCAATAGTTGTTTTGGCATAGTTACGGTTATATATGCCGAGTGTATCATCCATCTCGAAGGCATATGAGTTGGTGGAAACAATTGGAGCACGCATTGGCCAGAACGACTCAGCTATGGTGTCGAATACTATCACTTTGCTTTCACTCTGAAGCCGTACGTAGCTGCTTTCACTCACATAATATACTGGGTACCAAACTACCAATGCAGACTATCGCATACCAAGACAGGTAAACTGAAGCACTGTGATGTTGACTCCTGCCACCCGATGTACCTTGGTGACTGGTGAGAGCCCAATGCAAAGACATAGTAGCCAAGTTGGTCTTCAGGCGTTTAATTGTAGCTATCGAGTTCAAGTAACAATCGATACTCGCCGGTAGGTTGATGCGAGTACACCCCCAATAACCGCAAGCCCAATTCATGTAGTTGCTGAAGGGGAGCAAATTGACGAGTGGCCATGTTACAAATTGAGAAATCAATGGTGTCAGTCATGTTGTACCTGGAGACAACAAGAAGGCCATCGCAGGAAGCCTCTGGATTGAAGGCCTTGTCAAGATGGGCGACAGTGTGGAGCTGGGTGGCGGCAAGGCGGTCGACAGTGAGGATGTATTCTTCGTCTAACGCGatgggtgggctggctggtgggcatgGTGGGCAAGCAGGAAGGCGCGGGGGGAGGTGGCATGGCGCCACGTCCGACGGACGGCGCGGCAACGGAGGAGAGATTTGGGGTCGAGGCGAACTAGGATCTCCCAGACGACGATCTCCTCCGGAAGGCTGCTGTCGTGGCGAAGAGGCGCCGCTCCTGCCCTTGCGGCCTTGGCCATGGTTGTCGGCATCTTGGTTGTTGCTCCCTTCCAGGAACAAGATAAATTGTAGATTTGTGTTGGCGGCGGCGGCAAAGGGAGCGGAGGAGACGATAGAAAGGGGAGAAATTGACTAAGATGGTTCTTTTGCAAGGTCTAACTCTGCAGGAGATGAGAGAATTCTTTATTTGGCCCTTCTGAAAAATATATTTCCTTATTGGCCCCCTAAACAAATTTTTCTTTGCTATTTAAGACAATCTCAAAATTTTATGCCCTATTTGACGTTTCCATCCATTTTCGTTGTTGAGTGCTACTTGAAAATATACAATTATCCCTAAAAGGAAACGCTTATTGACGGAGCTAGATCTGGCAGACCTCCTAGTAGGGCATCCTAAACTAGGCGTCTAGGAATGACGGTAACAAAGACACAGTCTACCCAAGTTCAAGCTTTCTGAAGGGATAATACCCTAAGTCCTGCATGTGTTTATTCCCTTTGGACTATGGACAAAGTACAGGTAAACTACCAAGATATCATAAATTGTGTCTACCAGCATGGCCCCTCGATTAATATAGGATACTGGGTGTTCTAGGGTACAAGATCCTAGTTGCCTACACATGAGGACGTAAATCCCTACACGAATCCAGTGTCTTATCATGTACACATGTCTtctgaatcttccttgtatgcgccaTGGGCTGTCCGATGCGGCCAGGACGAAACCGACAAGGAGTCCTCAACCGGACCCATCACCAGGAGTTGACGTGGTAAGTGACCCCTTAGCCGGGACACTGTCTCTTATCTCTCTTAGAACTTCCCTCACTCTTTGGACATGATGAGCTTGACGACGTCGAGGCATGCATGCCTCGGTGCGTCGCTCCATGACCAGCAACACAAAGCTGTTGTGGATGTCAAAGTGAAGAGGCGCATGTCAGGCATTCAATGGGACGCTGTCCATGAAGACCTGGCCCTAGCAAGGTGCACGCGCTCTGTCGCCGGAGAACCGGTACTTCATGGACACCGTCAGGTAACTCTCGAGGCGCCTACTAGGCGGTTGATCCATAAATCTGGACCAGCAGCTTGCCTGCCGCCCCGCCATGCATGTGTGGCCGCGACGCAATATAGGTCATTGCTCACGACCATATCGCTACACATGCCACAGTCCAGCAAGCCGCCCTTGTTGCTCTGCGGATGCTCCATGATGACAAAAAGAACTGACGGGCTGGACAAAAGTGCCGAATTGAACTGGACGGTAGTGCAAAAACACTGACGGActatggatagttttgtccaagcaaCAAAAAACTTACAGGCTTTCGACAGAGCATGACAACGGACTGGCCGGAGATGCCAAATTGGGCATCAATTTTGGAGGTAGTGTCACAATGGGAAGAAATTCGTATTTTGGCCAAATAAGGAAGCGCATTTTTGAAAAGGCTCTAATAGGGAATTGTCTCACATAACACTCCTGGTAAGAAAATGAAATAAATATTTCACTAACAACACAAAATGAACATGACCTTTGCACATGTGTCAGAACCAACGAATTTACAACCTTTCACAACGCACGGGTGGATTTTCTTAGCAAATTAACCATGCAGGACAAATATGAGTGTGTGTAGTTATCAATTTGATGAACCAAAACGTAATGTGAATTATGTATTACACTTGTCCTTTTTTGTAGGCAGAAAATAAATTCATATCAATGTGTTCAATTAAGCTGATGTTCTAACTCCAAGTTTGATGAACACCTAAAGCATGAGCAACATATAGAACTATAGTACGAACAGGTCACAGAATGCACATGAAGTAGTCAGTTAGCAACATGAGATTGTACATAATAATATGACATATGGATCTTGTGACCAAACAATGAccccaaatttgaatttgaaactgacAAGCAGAGGCAACTACTTCATGTGACTGTCGACAGCATTCTGTTCTATTCTTCTATGACTTGGGAGACTCATATTTCTGATCCTCCGAGTCGATGTAATGTCTATATAATGTCATCTAAAAGATAGCTAGGTGATGGCAGCAGAGAAAATCAAATGAGGTAAtaatgtcttatattatgggatggagggagtactattttggtGATGTGTCGAGTTGCAGATGAAAATGGAGTGTTTAACGCTACAAAGCACCAGTTAGTTTCAGCGTTATTTCTTCTCAGATATCATTGCAGACCGAAACATGCATATATACTATCAGACCTGCAGTGAATAAGAACATGAATGGTTAGAGCTGGCTCATCCCACAATGATCAGAATGGGAATGCCGGAACAGATGCAAACTATCATCACATGTTACTTTTGAAGAGGGTCGACATATCTCTTTCTAACCTAGCCACCAACACACCATCTTTTTCTTTTCCTATTGCTTGTAACTGAGAATGTTCTAGTGAGTGGCTTATACTCCGTGTGACATATATGATCGTAATAAAGAACGTGGGTGACTGAATAAAATCTGCAAAGGTTTTGCCTCGGCATTCACCATATACATTGTTGGCCCAATAATTTAAAATAACTATTTTCTATATTATCGGTGCCAAAACCTAAGATATCATGTGTTTTGGCAGTGCCAAATAGATACTAATTCTGAATTCCCAAAAAATTCAGCCCTAAAATGCCATCTTGAATTTCACATATCAACATTACTCAAAACAATGTAAACTGAGTCACAATGAACAGAGGTTTGGTTTGCTAGTCCGCCATAGCTAAACGGTACCAACTGCTCATGAGTATTTTTCCAATATAGCTAATCCCTTGGCAGAATATTACTTCCAGATCCATAATGGAAGTTTTCCTGACATTTCAACTAGAGACTGAGCTGATAATGCAGATGATGGAGATGCTGAGCGACTTAACAAAGACACATGAACAAGATGTGAAGCCGAATGGGGCCATTTAGCGCCATCATCAAATGAAGGATCTGTTCCTTCAAGTGAAGGGAAGACTGTAGCATCAGCGGTATTCAGCATTTTTTACCCTTGTTGGTACCAATTTGTGAACTATGAGCTTGTATTTAATTTGACATGCTGACTTGTGTACGTCACCAACAAGGTACAAAGTAGAGTAGGGCCCTGATAATTGAATTCAGCTACTGGAATGTCACTAGTGCCAGGTAGCAACGCAATACtgcatacaatgatctcaaaaacaGATATAACTAGGTGAAGAAGTAACAGATGTACAGTGAGAACTAGTAATAGAAGTAATAGATATCTCACCTGGCATTCCATGAATCCCCTGCAACTCTCTCACCCAGAAGTCAATATTCCAACACGTTTGAGTTCAATGTGATTGATTACATCTCCATGATCAGCTTTGTTACATAGCATGATCCAATCAACACATGTATCTCAGTTGAGGAATAGAGAGGCCCTAGGTCATGAGAAAACAGAGGATGTGAGCATACACACTGCACAAGCGCATGCCCCCAGGCCCCAGCCCCGTGGCGACAGCCGTTCAGCTCGCTCTGCTGCAGCCAAAGAGCACCAAAATCCGAATACAGTTTATGTTGAAGAGACTTCTTGATCAATCTCCAGTCTCATATAGCAGATATGCCTGCTGGATCAACTGATCTGGATGATGAATTTACTTTTACAATTTATTTCAAAACTCTGAACAAATGACCAGAGTGACTTTACCCTTGCTTCTACAGCCGTGCTGTCACACAACAGTGCAAAACCTTTTTGGCATCAGCATTCACAAATATGTACTTGGTAGTTAGTACAGCCTGGATGTGGATGGATGGTCACCAGGCAATTTATTCATGGGGCATGTAAATATGGATGGCAACAATCAATACGATCTGATACGCTTAATGGTTTTCCAGGACCCTGCAGATCACCCCAGACATTATATTTCCTAAACACTAGTAGCCACGGTAGACACGTGTTACAGCACTAGGGCAATTTTGACCCCTGATGTGACTGTCTGCTCGTCGAGCCCGTAGAGAGCATCGATGAGGTGCATCCTGAGAGAGGCAGGCCCTTTAGCCGACTCCATCCCAATCTGTCCGGCAAGCCCAAAGATGGCAAGAGCACACGCTGTTGCAGCCAGAGCATCAGAGGGATCCGCCCCGACAAAAGCCGCTATAAGAGCAGTCACGGCACACCCTGTCGCCGTGATCTTCTGCATCAGGGCCACGCCGTTGCTCGCGCTGACAACCTGCTCGCCATCCGTGATGAAATCAACTGCTCCAGATACCGCGACGACGGCCCCGCTGGACCGTGCCAATGCTTTCGAGGCTTGCAGGGCCTCCCCTGAGTCATGTGAACTGTCAACACCCTGCAGTTGGCCACAAGTATTAGTGCCATTAGAGGCAAGATGGAATATATACTGTAGGCGGGAATAggcttggtatgcgtgttgctcaTCTTCAAATAAGAGGGAGATAAGGCAATCAGGCAATCGTCCTGGAATCCATGCAAAAAAAACTTCACTAACGCAAGGGACGTTTGACCAGCAGTCTAAAATTTCTTCAGACAGGATAAAATTGTTTTCCCTTTCCCATCTTATTAATGGAATTGGCATGGTGCCTGTGTTACCTCTCAAACTACTCATCGCTGTGGGGAAAGTGCTCAAGTGGGAGGAGGGACACAGTAAGACAATTAGTCGCTTTGTTGTCCCTCTCCTTTGTGGTTCTTCCATAGTATTGCCATTTTCTGTTTTCTGCACTTGTGATACAAGGTAACTTCAGCATGTTTGAACCTTACACGTTCTGTGCCGAACTGCTTATTTTAGCTTTCACTTAAAGCTGGGCTATGGTTTTTCTTTTAAATCTGAAATTAACCACAAGATTACATGGACGGCATATGTTTCCAGCAAGTCAATTTGAATGACAACCACAATGACCCCAAATGAGCTGAAGGATCAATCTTAGTTTAAAATAACAGTACCAGGAGCACGTGGATCAAATAAGTTTATAACATTGCAGTGTCACAATCTATCATCTGATTTAGTTAAGATTTTGTGCTGATCAAATCAACCCtaggattggattggattggaaaTTAGCAATCAGTTACTAATAGGATTGGATTTAGTTGAGGTAccttgaaggaggaggaggagctgtcTGAGCTGGAGGCGAGGGCGAGGATCTCGGACGCGTTCCCCCTGACGACGGCGGGGCGGAGCGCGAGGAGCTGGAGGCAGGCCTCCATCCGGAAGCcggaggcggcgacggcgacggggtcgagcACCCAGGGGCGGCCGGCTGAGGCGGCGGCGCGCATGGAGGGAAGCCAGTCCTCGGAGAGCGTTCCGACGTTGATGTAGACAGCGTCGCAGCGCGGGGTGAAGTCGGGGATCTCGCGGAGGCAGTGGAGCATGGCGGGGGAGGCGCCGGCGGCGGTGAGGGCGTTGGCGGCGATGTCCATGGAGACGAGGTTGGTGATGCACTGCACCAGCGGCGCCCGCTCGCGGACGGCCGACAGCAGCGCCCACGCGCGCCGGCCCCACCACGCCTCCGTCCTCTCCTCGTCCATGCCGGGTATGGCGAGGCCTGCGGGCGGCGACCGGCGAGTC
The Triticum dicoccoides isolate Atlit2015 ecotype Zavitan chromosome 3A, WEW_v2.0, whole genome shotgun sequence genome window above contains:
- the LOC119270335 gene encoding hydroxyethylthiazole kinase-like, whose product is MDEERTEAWWGRRAWALLSAVRERAPLVQCITNLVSMDIAANALTAAGASPAMLHCLREIPDFTPRCDAVYINVGTLSEDWLPSMRAAASAGRPWVLDPVAVAASGFRMEACLQLLALRPAVVRGNASEILALASSSDSSSSSFKGVDSSHDSGEALQASKALARSSGAVVAVSGAVDFITDGEQVVSASNGVALMQKITATGCAVTALIAAFVGADPSDALAATACALAIFGLAGQIGMESAKGPASLRMHLIDALYGLDEQTVTSGVKIALVL
- the LOC119273329 gene encoding F-box/LRR-repeat protein At2g43260-like, whose translation is MAEEAAAEGATPLLEGLLDEIVLWEILVRLDPKSLLRCRAVRRAWRCATSTRRFLLAHHARQPALPVFSSGGCHNFLALDQRAAQLHTVARHDEPFFLEASCDGLLLSRSYSGCRLALYNPATREHASLRCPPWGFNIVGMYPHPPTGEYRLLLTNFSAPEGQTGCYVLPLGSDQPPRYIGWLEMVKVLCIEISALIRDSLHWFLLEHRKHVLVFDTTAESFRHMRAPLVLGDSDPGLFAMDGTLGIDCHNDAMEIITIWVLQDYESEVWDIKYRIKLPVGEIRKKFGDYGESWGLGVGVVSGDGDVLLLLNFRGWLLQIDSDGKLIESSNCGHRDLRIYEYRLKQSLVQHAFFPALKSYANSASLLI